One part of the Raphanus sativus cultivar WK10039 chromosome 7, ASM80110v3, whole genome shotgun sequence genome encodes these proteins:
- the LOC108818168 gene encoding probable pectate lyase 5, whose amino-acid sequence MTLVHHLSLSLFSCLFLVLAPTFTASNHVSDPELVVQEVNEKINASRRNLGVLSCGTGNPIDDCWRCDPKWEKNRQRLADCAIGFGKHAIGGRDGRIYVVTDSSDKDAVNPKPGTLRHAVIQDEPLWIIFARDMVIKLKEELMMNSFKTIDGRGASVHIAGGACITVQYVTNIIIHGVNIHDCKRRGNAYVRDSPSHYGWRTASDGDAVSIFGGSHVWVDHCSLSNCDDGLVDAIRGSTAITISNNYLTHHNKVMLLGHSDSFTRDKNMQVTIAFNHFGEGLVQRMPRCRHGYFHVVNNDYTHWQMYAIGGSAAPTINSQGNRFLAPNDHVFKEVTKYEDAPQSKWKNWNWRSEGDLFLNGAFFTPSGGRASSSYAKASSLSARPSSLVASVTGNAGALSCRKGSRC is encoded by the exons ATGACACTTGTTCACCACTTGTCTCTCTCCCTCTTCTCATGTCTCTTCCTTGTTCTCGCTCCGACCTTCACTGCCTCCAATCATGTTTCCGACCCTGAACTCGTAGTTCAAGAAGTAAACGA GAAGATAAATGCGTCTAGAAGGAATCTTGGTGTCCTCTCATGTGGGACCGGAAACCCTATCGACGACTGTTGGAGATGCGACCCGAAATGGGAAAAGAACCGACAACGACTAGCTGATTGCGCCATTGGTTTTGGCAAACACGCCATCGGCGGCCGAGACGGCAGAATCTACGTGGTGACTGACTCCAGCGACAAAGACGCGGTTAACCCTAAACCGGGAACCCTACGACACGCAGTGATCCAAGACGAGCCGCTGTGGATCATCTTCGCACGTGACATGGTCATAAAGCTGAAAGAAGAGCTGATGATGAACTCGTTCAAAACCATAGACGGCCGTGGAGCGAGCGTACACATCGCCGGCGGCGCGTGCATCACTGTTCAGTACGTGACCAACATTATCATCCACGGCGTCAACATCCACGACTGCAAGAGGAGAGGGAATGCTTACGTTAGAGATTCTCCGTCGCATTACGGTTGGAGAACGGCTTCTGACGGAGACGCTGTCTCGATTTTTGGTGGGTCCCATGTGTGGGTGGACCACTGCTCGTTGTCTAACTGCGATGACGGTCTGGTCGATGCGATCCGTGGATCGACGGCCATTACGATATCTAATAACTACTTGACGCACCATAACAAAGTGATGCTTTTGGGACACAGTGATTCGTTCACGAGAGACAAGAACATGCAAGTCACCATTGCCTTTAATCATTTTGGTGAAGGGCTTGTTCAGAGAATGCCTAG ATGTAGGCATGGATATTTTCATGTGGTAAATAATGATTATACGCACTGGCAAATGTACGCAATTGGTGGGAGTGCAGCTCCAACGATTAACAGTCAAGGCAATAGGTTTCTTGCTCCCAATGACCATGTCTTCAAAGAG GTGACTAAATACGAAGATGCACCACAAAGCAAATGGAAGAATTGGAATTGGAGATCAGAAGGTGACTTATTCCTGAACGGTGCGTTTTTTACGCCCTCTGGTGGAAGAGCCTCTTCGAGCTATGCAAAGGCTTCAAGTTTGTCGGCTAGACCGTCCTCGTTAGTGGCTTCAGTCACGGGAAATGCTGGTGCTCTCTCTTGTAGAAAAGGATCTCGATGCTAA
- the LOC108816880 gene encoding F-box/kelch-repeat protein At4g38940-like produces the protein MSSNIRAKKKQLPSSSPIKSLPEDIVVDILARVSACDYPRASLVSKYFRSLVSSREIYARRSSLGCTEHFFYVVHYDTDNRHDCLYTLRGKEKPKGLVRISGLPDMPRDGSYVAVGSRIYVFSGMMTSSAFFIDCTSHTVQHLPKMPVPLCGIVADVIGRRIYVFGYHGTDQVICAVFDTETQMWEDGMKNAMDIFLPCLVVMADKMYMMGIGDSFVYDPKESKWETDEVLSSKYWVQKVCVVDDVLYFYDYDDKEVRAYDPEHKCWGVVKGLDDFLVEMRRAGGCWPVPMSYAGKLVLFFHKPKIIGEILLERRRGGQIWGKVGRWYDHGLTTDNFYITKSLAVVL, from the coding sequence ATGTCTTCCAATATTAGGGCAAAGAAGAAGCAATTGCCTTCCTCGTCTCCGATTAAGTCACTTCCAGAAGACATCGTGGTTGACATCTTGGCGCGTGTATCGGCATGTGACTATCCAAGAGCCTCCCTCGTTTCAAAGTACTTCCGGTCACTCGTTTCGTCGCGTGAGATATACGCAAGACGATCTTCGCTTGGCTGCACTGAACACTTTTTCTATGTTGTCCACTATGACACAGACAACAGGCATGACTGTTTGTACACTCTCCGCGGGAAAGAAAAACCCAAGGGCTTGGTCCGTATCTCCGGGCTTCCTGATATGCCTCGTGATGGAAGCTATGTAGCCGTTGGTTCGAGGATATATGTGTTTAGTGGGATGATGACATCGAGTGCTTTCTTCATCGATTGTACATCCCACACTGTGCAACATCTCCCGAAGATGCCTGTCCCCCTGTGTGGTATCGTCGCTGACGTAATTGGCAGGAGAATCTACGTCTTTGGATATCACGGTACGGATCAAGTCATATGCGCGGTGTTCGATACGGAAACACAAATGTGGGAGGATGGAATGAAAAATGCGATGGATATATTTTTACCTTGCTTGGTCGTGATGGCTGATAAGATGTACATGATGGGTATTGGGGATAGCTTTGTGTACGACCCAAAGGAAAGCAAATGGGAAACGGACGAGGTGCTGAGTTCCAAGTATTGGGTTCAGAAGGTTTGTGTTGTTGATGATGTTTTGTACTTTTACGATTATGATGACAAGGAAGTGAGAGCGTATGATCCAGAGCACAAGTGTTGGGGAGTGGTGAAAGGTTTGGATGATTTTTTGGTTGAGATGAGACGTGCTGGTGGTTGTTGGCCAGTGCCTATGAGTTACGCTGGCAAActagttttgttttttcataaACCAAAAATCATTGGGGAGATTTTGCTGGAAAGACGCAGAGGGGGTCAGATTTGGGGTAAAGTTGGTCGGTGGTATGATCATGGTCTGACTACTGATAATTTTTACATTACGAAATCTCTAGCTGTTGTGCTTTGA
- the LOC108816758 gene encoding F-box/kelch-repeat protein At4g38940-like — protein sequence MSSNIRAEKKQSSSSSPVTSLPEEVVVDILARVPRRDYPRVSLVSKYFRSLVSSSEIYARRSSLGCTEHFLYVFLFDWDDRVNRLYTFRWKGNGNSSRLVLIPGLPDMPRDGSFVAVGSRIYVLSGRMTSSAFFIDCASSHTVQHLPRMPFPMSDIVADVIGGRIYVFGYHGTDQKYSHAMLVFNTETQMWEDGMTKPGDVYAYRSLVVMAGKMYMTEFQNSYVYDPKESKWETDEKLSSKFWDHKACVVDDVLYFYDWSDKELRGYDLEHKCWGVVNGLDDFLAEMRRVGCYLTRTGSYAGKLVLFSHRYEINGEICCAEILLERRNGGQIWGKVDQWCDHGLIAGDFSITKSLDVVL from the coding sequence ATGTCTTCCAATATCAGGGCAGAGAAGAAGCAATCTTCGTCCTCGTCTCCGGTTACGTCACTTCCGGAGGAAGTCGTGGTTGACATATTGGCGCGTGTACCGAGACGTGACTATCCAAGAGTCTCCCTCGTTTCAAAGTACTTCCGTTCGCTCGTTTCTTCGTCTGAGATATACGCAAGACGATCTTCGCTGGGCTGCACCGAGCATTTCCTCTATGTTTTTCTCTTTGACTGGGACGACCGTGTGAACCGTTTGTATACGTTCCGCTGGAAAGGCAACGGCAATAGCAGCCGCTTGGTCTTAATCCCAGGGCTTCCTGATATGCCTCGTGATGGAAGCTTTGTAGCCGTGGGATCAAGGATATATGTGCTTAGTGGGAGGATGACATCGAGTGCTTTCTTCATCGACTGTGCATCATCCCACACTGTGCAACATCTCCCGAGGATGCCTTTCCCCATGTCTGATATAGTCGCTGACGTCATCGGCGGGAGAATCTACGTCTTTGGATATCACGGTACCGATCAAAAGTACTCACATGCGATGTTGGTGTTCAATACAGAAACACAAATGTGGGAGGATGGGATGACAAAGCCAGGTGACGTGTATGCGTATAGAAGCTTGGTAGTGATGGCTGGTAAGATGTACATGACGGAGTTTCAGAATAGCTATGTTTACGACCCAAAGGAAAGCAAATGGGAAACGGACGAGAAGCTCAGTTCGAAGTTCTGGGATCATAAGGCTTGTGTTGTTGATGATGTTTTGTACTTTTACGATTGGTCTGACAAGGAATTGAGAGGGTATGATCTAGAGCACAAGTGTTGGGGAGTGGTGAACGGTTTGGATGATTTTTTGGCTGAGATGAGACGCGTTGGTTGTTATTTGACGAGGACTGGGAGTTACGCTGGCAAACTGGTTTTGTTTTCCCATAGATATGAAATCAATGGGGAGATTTGTTGTGCGGAGATTTTGCTGGAAAGACGCAATGGGGGTCAGATTTGGGGTAAAGTTGATCAGTGGTGTGATCATGGTCTGATTGCTGGTGATTTTAGCATTACGAAATCTCTAGATGTTGTGCTTTGA
- the LOC108815963 gene encoding uncharacterized protein LOC108815963: MVKVLTYFGMTLAAFAFWQSMDKVHVWIALHQDEKQERMEKEAEVKRVRAELLRRAREEDPLA, from the exons atggtgaagGTGTTGACCTACTTTGGGATGACATTGGCTGCTTTCGCCTTCTGGCAGTCCATGGACAAAGTTCATGTCTGGATCGCTCTTCACCAAGACGAGAAG CAAGAGAGAATGGAGAAGGAAGCGGAGGTAAAGCGGGTTAGAGCAGAACTGCTGAGGAGAGCTAGAGAGGAGGATCCTCTTGCCTGA
- the LOC108816508 gene encoding receptor-like protein 11: MIEGHCYCFCGVVTIYFSLLIHTFASPTLHFCLHDQRDALLEFKDEFPTDESNISSWNKSTDCCLWSGVTCDDKYGQVISLDLHETPLNNSLKTNSSLFKLQFLHHLNLSNCNLHGEIPSSLENLSHLTNLDLSANYLVGAVPTSIENLKKLRLISLNNNSFIGHFPKSLFSIPSLQSVDLGVNQFTGPIEFVNTSSLELEFLNLDHNRFNGPIPESISKFLNLRRLYLSHNNFTGSIPRSLSKLVDLKDLHLSKNKLEGEVPGFLWRLSTMMICHNSFNSFETPSQETLLVQVLDLSSNSFHGPLPHWICNLKGLSLLDLSNNRFNGSIPTCLRNAIVSLLDMSLRNNSFSGVLPDIFGDATKLRSIDVGLNQLEGKFPKSLINCKALQLVNVASNRIKDEFPSWLGSLPSLNVLSLRSNEFYGTLYHPHVSSNGFQSLRVIDISHNDFTGTLPPHYFLNWREMTTLTKGSDYMVNPTKVARYMGLFPESIYRSMEMVNKGVETRFDRIRQDFRAVDFSCNGISGEIPESIGLLKGLRLLNLSDNVFTSEIPRSLANLTSLETLDLSSNKLSGQIPQDLGNLGFLSYMNFSHNLLGGPVPRGTQFERQNCSSFSENFGLYGLEEICGSLHAVSPPTVQEADEYSEAEEEMFSWVAAVIAYGPGMFCGLVIGHIFTSHNQERLTEKFGRRKLIHPKCSLSTSLVN; this comes from the coding sequence ATGATAGAAGGCCATTGTTATTGCTTTTGTGGTGTTGTTACCATCTATTTCTCACTCCTAATTCACACCTTTGCTTCTCCTACGCTCCACTTTTGCCTCCACGACCAGAGAGATGCTCTTCTAGAATTCAAAGACGAGTTTCCAACTGATGAGTCAAACATAAGTTCGTGGAATAAGAGCACTGATTGCTGTCTTTGGAGTGGTGTCACATGCGATGATAAATATGGCCAGGTGATATCTCTCGACCTTCATGAAACACCTCTCAACAACTCTTTGAAAACAAACAGTAGTCTTTTTAAACTCCAATTTCTTCATCACCTAAACCTTAGCAATTGCAATCTCCATGGTGAGATTCCTTCTTCGCTAGAAAACCTTTCTCACCTCACAAATCTTGACCTGTCAGCCAATTATCTGGTAGGTGCAGTTCCGACTTCTATTGAAAACCTAAAGAAGCTAAGACTTATATCCCTTAACAACAACTCATTTATAGGGCATTTTCCTAAATCCTTGTTCTCTATTCCTTCGTTACAATCTGTTGATTTGGGAGTAAACCAATTCACTGGACCTATAGAGTTTGTGAATACTTCTTCATTAGAGCTTGAGTTTTTAAATCTCGATCATAACAGATTCAACGGTCCAATCCCGGAATCCATATCTAAATTTCTCAACCTCAGACGGTTATATCTTAGCCACAACAACTTCACAGGGTCGATCCCTAGATCTTTATCAAAGCTAGTCGATCTCAAGGACCTACATCTTTCCAAGAACAAGTTGGAAGGTGAAGTCCCAGGTTTCTTATGGAGATTGTCGACTATGATGATTTGTCACAACTCTTTCAACAGTTTCGAAACCCCTTCGCAAGAGACATTGTTGGTCCAAGTGTTGGATCTGAGTTCCAATTCATTCCACGGCCCGTTGCCTCATTGGATATGCAATCTCAAAGGGTTAAGCTTATTAGATTTGTCTAACAATCGCTTCAACGGCTCTATTCCGACATGTTTAAGGAATGCCATTGTTTCACTTCTCGACATGAGTCTGCGCAACAATAGTTTCAGTGGAGTTCTTCCGGATATATTCGGCGATGCAACCAAGTTACGATCAATCGACGTCGGTCTCAACCAGCTAGAGGGAAAGTTTCCAAAGTCGTTAATCAACTGCAAAGCTCTACAGCTTGTGAACGTGGCGAGCAACAGAATCAAGGACGAGTTTCCATCTTGGTTGGGATCTCTACCGTCGTTAAACGTTCTCAGCCTCAGATCAAACGAGTTCTACGGAACGTTGTATCATCCTCACGTGTCGTCCAATGGGTTTCAGAGTTTAAGAGTGATTGATATTTCGCATAATGACTTCACCGGAACGCTTCCACCTCACTATTTTCTCAACTGGCGTGAAATGACCACTTTGACCAAAGGAAGTGACTACATGGTGAATCCCACGAAGGTTGCTCGTTACATGGGGTTATTCCCGGAATCAATATATAGGTCGATGGAAATGGTTAATAAAGGAGTTGAGACAAGGTTTGATCGAATACGACAAGACTTCAGAGCCGTTGATTTTTCTTGTAACGGAATATCCGGAGAAATCCCTGAATCCATTGGTTTATTGAAGGGGTTACGTCTTCTGAACTTGTCGGATAACGTCTTCACAAGCGAGATCCCGAGATCATTGGCGAATTTGACGAGTCTGGAGACGTTGGATCTTTCGAGTAATAAGTTATCAGGTCAGATCCCACAAGATCTTGGTAATCTTGGGTTTCTATCATACATGAATTTTTCTCATAACCTTCTCGGAGGTCCAGTGCCTCGTGGCACACAATTTGAAAGGCAaaactgttcttcattctcgGAAAACTTTGGACTCTACGGCCTTGAAGAAATATGTGGATCACTCCATGCCGTGAGTCCTCCTACAGTACAGGAAGCTGATGAATATTCAGAAGCGGAGGAAGAAATGTTTAGTTGGGTTGCAGCTGTGATAGCATATGGACCTGGTATGTTTTGCGGGTTGGTGATTGGACATATCTTCACTTCACACAATCAGGAACGGCTCACAGAAAAGTTTGGTCGAAGAAAACTCATTCACCCCAAGTGCTCGTTAAGCACATCTCTTGTAAACTGA
- the LOC108814098 gene encoding chloroplast sensor kinase, chloroplastic isoform X2 gives MLLSAIASQTLLSSNPNLLFPNPIPNPPRPSNPSLKLPNASPSSSIFTLPTRGGLRYVNQTVSDGASQSGGSIGGETTVTSASAIASAIRGASTTPVEFTQMIEKDKIILPSPDFQRLCVEQLDLFRRIVDPNALLSIYVRPAGSYVMDRLELRRVTCYPSVGAGDVVILVGNFGIPAGLRAAEASLSSQQVEVVSKHRAAVFPMVKHPFVVGFLVAELPVEPEEVLEEEDEKECGLEHFPSPEEAYALPGLKPPKVKVPSVKVFTAEQRSYAINISRTLAMAYVMDQKTMLLQQSSWQNNVRMSKLVEQIRGPLSTIRTLSKMLSTHTKRSQISHDIVEDLIVQGEQIRDTLQELQDAVHLTKANIVRHNEEALKKMSKTHNETMRSSYSDDYEQKDPIDGSQITSTRLSLGSGSDDSEMPMPPLALAPLKTHSIRKTMRHF, from the exons ATGCTTCTTTCCGCAATCGCATCTCAGACACTCCTCTCCTCAAACCCCAACCTCCTCTTCCCCAACCCCATCCCAAACCCTCCTAGACCTTCAAATCCATCTCTCAAACTCCCCAATGCCTCACCATCATCTTCCATCTTCACCCTCCCCACGCGCGGCGGTCTCCGTTACGTGAACCAAACAGTCTCCGACGGAGCCTCCCAATCCGGAGGCTCAATCGGAGGAGAAACCACCGTAACCTCCGCCTCCGCCATCGCTTCCGCGATACGCGGCGCCTCGACGACTCCGGTGGAGTTCACGCAGATGATCGAGAAGGACAAGATCATCTTGCCGAGTCCCGATTTCCAGCGTCTCTGCGTCGAGCAGTTGGATCTCTTCCGTAGAATCGTCGATCCTAACGCTCTCCTCTCG ATATATGTAAGACCAGCTGGTAGCTACGTGATGGATCGGTTGGAGCTTCGACGTGTCACGTGCTACCCGAGTGTTGGTGCTGGTGACGTTGTGATCTTGGTTGGGAACTTTGGTATCCCTGCTGGTTTGCGTGCCGCTGAAGCTTCCCTTTCTAGTCAACAA GTTGAAGTTGTTAGCAAGCATAGAGCTGCTGTGTTTCCAATGGTGAAGCACCCGTTTGTTGTTGGTTTCTTGGTTGCTGAGTTACCTGTAGAACCAGAAGAGGtgttggaggaggaggatgagaaGGAGTGTGGTTTAGAGCATTTTCCTTCACCTGAGGAAGCTTATGCTTTGCCTGGTTTGAAACCACCTAAAGTTAAAGTTCCCTCTGTTAAGGTTTTCACTGCAGAGCAGAGATCATATGCTATTAATATTTCACGGACTTTGGCTATGGCATATGTCATGGATCAG AAAACAATGTTACTTCAGCAGTCATCATGGCAAAATAATGTGAGGATGAGTAAGCTAGTGGAGCAG ATCCGTGGTCCGCTCTCTACCATCAGGACATTAAGTAAAATGCTCTCAACTCACACAAAGAGAAGTCAG atTTCACATGATATTGTGGAAGACTTAATAGTCCAAGGCGAACAAATAAGAGATACCCTTCAAGAACTTCAGGATGCAGTTCACTTGACAAAG GCCAATATAGTCCGCCACAACGAAGAAGCATTGAAGAAGATGAGCAAAACACATAATGAAACAATGAGATCAAGTTATTCCGATGACTATGAACAAAAGGACCCCATCGATGGGTCACAGATCACAAGTACACGCCTTTCCCTGGGTTCTGGATCTGATGATTCAGAAATGCCTATGCCACCTTTAGCACTGGCACCCCTAAAAACGCATAGCATAAG GAAGACCATGCGACATTTCTAG
- the LOC108814098 gene encoding chloroplast sensor kinase, chloroplastic isoform X1, with the protein MLLSAIASQTLLSSNPNLLFPNPIPNPPRPSNPSLKLPNASPSSSIFTLPTRGGLRYVNQTVSDGASQSGGSIGGETTVTSASAIASAIRGASTTPVEFTQMIEKDKIILPSPDFQRLCVEQLDLFRRIVDPNALLSIYVRPAGSYVMDRLELRRVTCYPSVGAGDVVILVGNFGIPAGLRAAEASLSSQQVEVVSKHRAAVFPMVKHPFVVGFLVAELPVEPEEVLEEEDEKECGLEHFPSPEEAYALPGLKPPKVKVPSVKVFTAEQRSYAINISRTLAMAYVMDQKTMLLQQSSWQNNVRMSKLVEQIRGPLSTIRTLSKMLSTHTKRSQISHDIVEDLIVQGEQIRDTLQELQDAVHLTKANIVRHNEEALKKMSKTHNETMRSSYSDDYEQKDPIDGSQITSTRLSLGSGSDDSEMPMPPLALAPLKTHSIRPCDISSVLLDMVETVRPLALTQQRVVELGENSASLQVAVEEPALRQALSNLIEGALLRTHVGGKVEILSTRAPAGGSLVVIDDDGPDMRYMTQMHSLTPFGAELLSENMVEDNMTWNFVAGLTVAREILESYGCVIRVISPRIHDAAIGAGGTRVELWLPTFTAAVSEGNEA; encoded by the exons ATGCTTCTTTCCGCAATCGCATCTCAGACACTCCTCTCCTCAAACCCCAACCTCCTCTTCCCCAACCCCATCCCAAACCCTCCTAGACCTTCAAATCCATCTCTCAAACTCCCCAATGCCTCACCATCATCTTCCATCTTCACCCTCCCCACGCGCGGCGGTCTCCGTTACGTGAACCAAACAGTCTCCGACGGAGCCTCCCAATCCGGAGGCTCAATCGGAGGAGAAACCACCGTAACCTCCGCCTCCGCCATCGCTTCCGCGATACGCGGCGCCTCGACGACTCCGGTGGAGTTCACGCAGATGATCGAGAAGGACAAGATCATCTTGCCGAGTCCCGATTTCCAGCGTCTCTGCGTCGAGCAGTTGGATCTCTTCCGTAGAATCGTCGATCCTAACGCTCTCCTCTCG ATATATGTAAGACCAGCTGGTAGCTACGTGATGGATCGGTTGGAGCTTCGACGTGTCACGTGCTACCCGAGTGTTGGTGCTGGTGACGTTGTGATCTTGGTTGGGAACTTTGGTATCCCTGCTGGTTTGCGTGCCGCTGAAGCTTCCCTTTCTAGTCAACAA GTTGAAGTTGTTAGCAAGCATAGAGCTGCTGTGTTTCCAATGGTGAAGCACCCGTTTGTTGTTGGTTTCTTGGTTGCTGAGTTACCTGTAGAACCAGAAGAGGtgttggaggaggaggatgagaaGGAGTGTGGTTTAGAGCATTTTCCTTCACCTGAGGAAGCTTATGCTTTGCCTGGTTTGAAACCACCTAAAGTTAAAGTTCCCTCTGTTAAGGTTTTCACTGCAGAGCAGAGATCATATGCTATTAATATTTCACGGACTTTGGCTATGGCATATGTCATGGATCAG AAAACAATGTTACTTCAGCAGTCATCATGGCAAAATAATGTGAGGATGAGTAAGCTAGTGGAGCAG ATCCGTGGTCCGCTCTCTACCATCAGGACATTAAGTAAAATGCTCTCAACTCACACAAAGAGAAGTCAG atTTCACATGATATTGTGGAAGACTTAATAGTCCAAGGCGAACAAATAAGAGATACCCTTCAAGAACTTCAGGATGCAGTTCACTTGACAAAG GCCAATATAGTCCGCCACAACGAAGAAGCATTGAAGAAGATGAGCAAAACACATAATGAAACAATGAGATCAAGTTATTCCGATGACTATGAACAAAAGGACCCCATCGATGGGTCACAGATCACAAGTACACGCCTTTCCCTGGGTTCTGGATCTGATGATTCAGAAATGCCTATGCCACCTTTAGCACTGGCACCCCTAAAAACGCATAGCATAAG ACCATGCGACATTTCTAGTGTGCTTTTAGATATGGTCGAGACTGTGAGACCACTTGCCCTTACTCAGCAAAGAGTGGTGGAGCTAGGTGAAAACTCAGCTTCCCTTCAAGTTGCTGTTGAAGAACCGGCTTTGAGGCAGGCTCTGAGTAACCTCATTGAAGGTGCTCTGTTGCGCACTCATGTTGGAGGAAAAGTTGAAATCTTGTCGACCAGAGCTCCTGCTGGCGGTAGTCTGGTAGTAATCGATGACGATGGTCCTGATATGCGCTATATG ACGCAAATGCATTCGCTAACACCATTTGGAGCAGAACTCTTGTCGGAGAACATGGTTGAAGACAATATGACATGGAACTTTGTGGCGGGTTTAACCGTAGCACGAGAGATCCTGGAGAGTTACGGATGCGTGATCAGGGTTATCTCACCTCGTATCCACGATGCAGCCATAGGAGCTGGCGGTACTCGTGTAGAGCTCTGGCTCCCTACCTTCACGGCGGCAGTGTCTGAAGGCAATGAAGCATAG
- the LOC108814879 gene encoding uncharacterized protein LOC108814879, with product MGIFSRSSMSRKSKDGMKIIATAFFGVTFGFIIGISFPSLSITKVSLPTNFLPSNGISYIEEKGSAIATPDSHKSWSSSKSNASSSSGPNDKSKIWVPSNPRGAERLPPGMIAAESDFYLRRLWGLPHEDLTSQPRYLVTFTVGINQKENIDACVKKFSENFTIVLFHYDGRVTEWDEFEWSKTAIHISVRKQTKWWYAKRFLHPDIVARYDYIFIWDEDLGVEHFNAEEYIKLVKKHGLEISQPGLEPNKGLTWQMTKRREELEVHKITEEKPGWCSDPHLPPCAAFVEIMAPVFSRDAWRCVWHMIQNDLVHGWGLDFALRRCVEPAHEKIGVVDSQWVVHQTVPSLGSQGEATDGKAPWQGVRDRCKKEWTMFQSRMANAEKDYFKSLQVEGSSNSTATTI from the exons ATGGGAATCTTTTCACGCAG TTCGATGAGTAGGAAATCAAAAGATGGAATGAAGATCATTGCAACTGCATTTTTTGGAGTAACGTTCGGCTTTATTATTGGAATCTCTTTTCCATCATTATCAATCACTAAG GTGAGTCTCCCAACAAACTTTCTTCCTTCAAACGGTATCTCATATATAGAGGAAAAGGGCTCGGCAATTGCAACTCCAGATAGTCATAAATCTTGGTCATCATCAAAGAGTAACGCTAGCAGCTCATCTGGTCCAAACGACAAATCAAAG ATATGGGTTCCTTCGAATCCTCGTGGTGCTGAAAGATTGCCACCTGGTATGATTGCTGCTGAATCAGACTTCTATTTACGCAGACTGTGGGGCTTACCGCATGAG gATTTGACAAGCCAGCCAAGATATCTTGTGACGTTTACTGTGGGTATAAATCAGAAAGAAAATATCGATGCTTGTGTCAAGAAG TTTTCAGAGAACTTCACTATTGTCTTATTTCATTATGACGGCCGAGTAACTGAATGGGATGAGTTTGAATGGTCCAAGACTGCTATACACATTAGTGTGCGGAAGCAGACAAAATG GTGGTATGCAAAGAGGTTTTTGCACCCTGATATTGTAGCAAGATATGATTATATATTCATCTGGGATGAAGACCTTGGGGTTGAACATTTTAATGCAGAAGA GTACATAAAGCTTGTGAAGAAGCATGGCCTGGAGATTTCCCAACCTGGCTTGGAACCAAACAAGGGGTTAACATGGCAGATgacaaagagaagagaagaacttGAAGTCCACAA GATAACAGAAGAAAAACCTGGATGGTGCTCAGATCCTCATCTCCCTCCATGTGCTGC ATTTGTGGAGATAATGGCTCCTGTATTTTCAAGAGACGCCTGGCGATGCGTGTGGCACATGATCCAG AATGATTTGGTTCACGGTTGGGGACTTGACTTTGCACTCAGAAGATGTGTCGAG CCTGCACATGAGAAGATAGGTGTAGTAGATTCTCAATGGGTCGTTCATCAAACTGTCCCTTCCCTTGGCAGCCAA GGTGAGGCAACAGACGGCAAAGCGCCATGGCAAGGG GTGAGAGACAGATGCAAAAAGGAATGGACCATGTTCCAGAGTAGAATGGCTAACGCGGAGAAGGATTATTTCAAGTCCTTACAAGTTGAAGGCTCCTCCAATTCAACAGCAACAACCATTTGA